In Gossypium raimondii isolate GPD5lz chromosome 12, ASM2569854v1, whole genome shotgun sequence, a single window of DNA contains:
- the LOC105765477 gene encoding ubiquitin-conjugating enzyme E2 28 → MASKRILKELKDLQKDPPTSCSAGPVAEDMFHWQATIMGPPDSPYSGGVFLVTIHFPPDYPFKPPKVAFRTKVFHPNINSNGSICLDILKEQWSPALTISKVLLSICSLLTDPNPDDPLVPEIAHMYKTDKSKYETTARSWTQKYAMG, encoded by the exons ATGGCATCGAAGCGGATCTTGAAGGAATTGAAGGATTTGCAGAAGGACCCTCCTACATCATGCAGTGCTg GTCCTGTTGCTGAAGACATGTTTCATTGGCAGGCAACAATCATGGGTCCACCAGACAGTCCATATTCTGGGGGTGTTTTCCTAGTGACTATTCATTTTCCTCCAGATTATCCCTTTAAGCCTCCCAAG GTGGCATTTAGGACAAAGGTATTCCACCCCAATATTAACAGCAACGGAAGCATTTGCCTAGACATCTTGAAGGAGCAATGGAGTCCTGCACTAACAATTTCCAag GTATTGCTATCAATCTGCTCTTTGCTTACGGACCCAAATCCCGATGATCCATTGGTGCCGGAGATTGCTCACATGTACAAGACCGACAAAAGCAAGTACGAGACAACTGCAAGGAGCTGGACCCAGAAGTATGCTATGGGCTGA
- the LOC105765480 gene encoding uncharacterized protein LOC105765480 isoform X1 has protein sequence MNDSDAPKFDNDERQEDMRMRLRPSDSNVTEDQEPFMGVKVRRKASRRHEYKGDYMDIPSRPYLMKILQKQGDKQVFFADKVLKFTSTGKMKRRILMVTDFAVYLVDPDTGTLKRRIALAAVDKICLSELSDNFFAIIVPTEYDLLMASTRKTEIVTVLVDATKNASEYELEVDFSNRFEYSASADLVKEVQFEEAEGSVRTRIVKK, from the exons ATGAACGATTCCGATGCCCCCAAGTTCGACAACGATGAACGACAAGAAGACATGAGGATGCGATTGAGGCCGTCGGATAGCAACGTGACTGAAGATCAGGAGCCCTTTATGGGAGTTAAAGTCCGACGGAAAGCCTCCCGCCGGCATGAATATAAAGGAGACTACATGGATATCCCCTCCCGTCCTTACTTAATGAAGATTTTGCAAAAACAAG GTGACAAGCAAGTTTTCTTTGCTGATAAAGTTCTGAAGTTCACTTCAACGGGAAAGATGAAACGGCGGATTCTTATGGTGACTGATTTTGCGGTTTACTTGGTTGACCCTGACACTGGTACGCTTAAGCGCCGGATAGCTTTAGCCGCTGTAGATAAGATATGTTTGAGTGAACTAAGCGATAATTTCTTTGCAATTATCGTTCCGACGGAGTATGATTTGCTAATGGCTAGTACTCGCAAAACTGAAATTGTTACCGTCTTGGTCGATGCTACCAAGAATGCTTCTGAATATGAACTCGAGGTGGATTTTTCAAATAG GTTTGAATATAGTGCTTCAGCTGACCTCGTTAAGGAAGTTCAGTTTGAGGAAGCCGAAG GGAGTGTTAGGACAAGAATTGTGAAGAAATAA
- the LOC105765480 gene encoding uncharacterized protein LOC105765480 isoform X2 → MNDSDAPKFDNDERQEDMRMRLRPSDSNVTEDQEPFMGVKVRRKASRRHEYKGDYMDIPSRPYLMKILQKQGDKQVFFADKVLKFTSTGKMKRRILMVTDFAVYLVDPDTGLNIVLQLTSLRKFSLRKPKGVLGQEL, encoded by the exons ATGAACGATTCCGATGCCCCCAAGTTCGACAACGATGAACGACAAGAAGACATGAGGATGCGATTGAGGCCGTCGGATAGCAACGTGACTGAAGATCAGGAGCCCTTTATGGGAGTTAAAGTCCGACGGAAAGCCTCCCGCCGGCATGAATATAAAGGAGACTACATGGATATCCCCTCCCGTCCTTACTTAATGAAGATTTTGCAAAAACAAG GTGACAAGCAAGTTTTCTTTGCTGATAAAGTTCTGAAGTTCACTTCAACGGGAAAGATGAAACGGCGGATTCTTATGGTGACTGATTTTGCGGTTTACTTGGTTGACCCTGACACTG GTTTGAATATAGTGCTTCAGCTGACCTCGTTAAGGAAGTTCAGTTTGAGGAAGCCGAAG GGAGTGTTAGGACAAGAATTGTGA
- the LOC105765478 gene encoding beta-glucosidase 12 isoform X3, translated as MGNKRDLLLCLLVLMVAMDGAIASHKWRPFNRSCFPPGFIFGAGSAAYQIEGAALEDGKGASVWDILVRQHPERIVDRSTGDVAVDFYHRYKEDIMLMKKIGLDSFRFSISWTRILPKAKLSGGVNPLGVQFYNNLIDDLLANGLKPFVTLLHFDHPQALEDEYGGFSSPKIMDDFVDYADFCFKTFGDRVKHWVTMNEPNGWSLGLATGLPPSSTQSYILTHHFLLSHAAAVNLYRKKYQASQKGKIGITLVTTWFEPKFDTTADRKAASRARDFLFGWFMDPVIYGEYPKSMQSLVGNRLPKFTEAESKLLKGSIDFLGANYYTTNYAENGPSNTPFLPTDARVNLTTEKNGVPIGTPTDVSWLFNYPKGLRDLLLYLKKKYNSPTIYITENGVAEANNASLTVKEALKDSTRIRYLDGHLKYLLKAIQEGVNIKGHYMWAFLDDFEWTSGYTLRFGFTYIDYKNNLRRYLKYSAYWFKKFLLN; from the exons ATGGGAAACAAGAGGGATTTGCTGTTGTGCTTGCTGGTACTAATGGTAGCCATGGATGGGGCAATAGCAAGTCATAAATGGAGGCCATTTAACCGAAGCTGTTTTCCACCTGGTTTTATTTTCGGTGCCGGATCAGCTGCTTACCAG ATTGAAGGAGCAGCTCTTGAAGATGGAAAAGGAGCAAGTGTATGGGACATTCTCGTTAGACAACATCCAG AAAGAATTGTTGATAGAAGTACAGGAGATGTTGCAGTTGATTTCTATCATCGTTACAAG GAAGATATTATGCttatgaaaaaaattggtttGGATTCCTTCAGGTTCTCCATTTCATGGACTAGAATTTTACCCA AGGCGAAACTTAGTGGCGGGGTAAACCCATTGGGTGTCCAATTTTACAACAATCTCATAGATGATCTTCTTGCCAATGGTTTAAAGCCCTTTGTCACTTTACTCCATTTTGATCATCCCCAAGCTCTTGAAGATGAATATGGTGGATTTTCAAGTccaaaaattat GGATGACTTTGTAGATTATGCTGATTTTTGCTTTAAAACATTTGGGGATCGAGTCAAGCACTGGGTGACTATGAATGAACCCAATGGGTGGAGCTTAGGCCTTGCCACTGGCTTGCCTCCCTCTTCAACCCAGTCTTATATCTTAACccatcattttcttctttcccATGCAGCTGCCGTCAATCTCTATAGAAAGAAATACCAG GCATCTCAAAAGGGAAAAATTGGAATCACCTTAGTAACCACTTGGTTTGAACCAAAATTTGATACAACCGCGGACCGCAAGGCAGCTTCCAGGGCTCGGGATTTCCTTTTTGGATG GTTTATGGATCCAGTAATATATGGTGAGTATCCAAAGAGCATGCAATCATTGGTAGGAAATAGACTGCCCAAATTCACTGAAGCAGAGTCCAAGCTGTTAAAAGGGTCAATTGATTTCCTTGGTGCAAATTACTACACCACTAACTATGCAGAAAATGGTCCATCGAATACTCCCTTCCTACCCACTGATGCCAGAGTAAATCTCACAA CTGAGAAGAATGGAGTTCCGATCGGCACACCC ACCGATGTGAGCTGGCTTTTCAATTATCCAAAGGGTTTGAGAGACCTTCTGCTAtatttaaagaagaaatataaCAGTCCGACCATTTACATTACAGAGAATG GGGTGGCTGAAGCAAATAATGCTTCATTGACGGTAAAAGAGGCACTCAAAGATAGCACCAGGATTAGATACCTTGACGGCCACTTAAAGTACCTTCTAAAAGCAATTCA GGAGGGTGTGAACATAAAGGGTCACTACATGTGGGCGTTTTTGGATGACTTCGAATGGACTTCTGGATATACTCTTAGGTTCGGGTTCACATACATTGATTACAAGAACAACTTGAGAAGATACCTTAAATATTCAGCTTATTGGTTCAAGAAGTTTCTCCttaattaa
- the LOC105765478 gene encoding beta-glucosidase 12 isoform X2: MGKKGALLLCLLVLMVVMDGAIASHKWRPFNRSCFPPGFIFGAGSAAYQIEGAALEDGKGASVWDILVRQHPERIVDRSTGDVAVDFYHRYKEDIMLMKKIGLDSFRFSISWTRILPKAKLSGGVNPLGVQFYNNLIDDLLANGLKPFVTLLHFDHPQALEDEYGGFSSPKIMDDFVDYADFCFKTFGDRVKHWVTMNEPNGWSLGLATGLPPSSTQSYILTHHFLLSHAAAVNLYRKKYQASQKGKIGITLVTTWFEPKFDTTADRKAASRARDFLFGWFMDPVIYGEYPKSMQSLVGNRLPKFTEAESKLLKGSIDFLGANYYTTNYAENGPSNTPFLPTDARVNLTTEKNGVPIGTPTDVSWLFNYPKGLRDLLLYLKKKYNSPTIYITENGVAEANNASLTVKEALKDSTRIRYLDGHLKYLLKAIQEGVNIKGHYMWAFLDDFEWTSGYTLRFGFTYIDYKNNLRRYLKYSAYWFKKFLLN, encoded by the exons ATGGGAAAGAAGGGGGCTTTGTTGCTGTGCTTGCTGGTGTTAATGGTAGTCATGGATGGTGCAATAGCAAGTCATAAATGGAGGCCATTTAACCGAAGCTGTTTTCCACCTGGTTTTATTTTCGGTGCTGGATCGGCTGCTTACCAG ATTGAAGGAGCAGCTCTTGAAGATGGAAAAGGAGCAAGTGTATGGGACATTCTCGTTAGACAACATCCAG AAAGAATTGTTGATAGAAGTACAGGAGATGTTGCAGTTGATTTCTATCATCGTTACAAG GAAGATATTATGCttatgaaaaaaattggtttGGATTCCTTCAGGTTCTCCATTTCATGGACTAGAATTTTACCCA AGGCGAAACTTAGTGGCGGGGTAAACCCATTGGGTGTCCAATTTTACAACAATCTCATAGATGATCTTCTTGCCAATGGTTTAAAGCCCTTTGTCACTTTACTCCATTTTGATCATCCCCAAGCTCTTGAAGATGAATATGGTGGATTTTCAAGTccaaaaattat GGATGACTTTGTAGATTATGCTGATTTTTGCTTTAAAACATTTGGGGATCGAGTCAAGCACTGGGTGACTATGAATGAACCCAATGGGTGGAGCTTAGGCCTTGCCACTGGCTTGCCTCCCTCTTCAACCCAGTCTTATATCTTAACccatcattttcttctttcccATGCAGCTGCCGTCAATCTCTATAGAAAGAAATACCAG GCATCTCAAAAGGGAAAAATTGGAATCACCTTAGTAACCACTTGGTTTGAACCAAAATTTGATACAACCGCGGACCGCAAGGCAGCTTCCAGGGCTCGGGATTTCCTTTTTGGATG GTTTATGGATCCAGTAATATATGGTGAGTATCCAAAGAGCATGCAATCATTGGTAGGAAATAGACTGCCCAAATTCACTGAAGCAGAGTCCAAGCTGTTAAAAGGGTCAATTGATTTCCTTGGTGCAAATTACTACACCACTAACTATGCAGAAAATGGTCCATCGAATACTCCCTTCCTACCCACTGATGCCAGAGTAAATCTCACAA CTGAGAAGAATGGAGTTCCGATCGGCACACCC ACCGATGTGAGCTGGCTTTTCAATTATCCAAAGGGTTTGAGAGACCTTCTGCTAtatttaaagaagaaatataaCAGTCCGACCATTTACATTACAGAGAATG GGGTGGCTGAAGCAAATAATGCTTCATTGACGGTAAAAGAGGCACTCAAAGATAGCACCAGGATTAGATACCTTGACGGCCACTTAAAGTACCTTCTAAAAGCAATTCA GGAGGGTGTGAACATAAAGGGTCACTACATGTGGGCGTTTTTGGATGACTTCGAATGGACTTCTGGATATACTCTTAGGTTCGGGTTCACATACATTGATTACAAGAACAACTTGAGAAGATACCTTAAATATTCAGCTTATTGGTTCAAGAAGTTTCTCCttaattaa
- the LOC105765478 gene encoding beta-glucosidase 12 isoform X1 → MGNKRDLLLCLLVLMVAMDGAIASHKWRPFNRSCFPPGFIFGAGSAAYQIEGAALEDGKGASVWDILVRQHPERIVDRSTGDVAVDFYHRYKEDIMLMKKIGLDSFRFSISWTRILPKGKLSGGVNPLGVQFYSNLIDDLLANGLKPFVTLLHFDHPQALEDEYGGFSSPKIVDDFVDYADFCFKTFGDRVKHWVTMNEPNGWSLGFGQGLPPSSTRPYILAHHFLLSHAAAVNLYRKKYQASQKGKIGITLVTTWFEPKFDTTADHKAASRARDFLFGWFMDPIIYGEYPKSMQPLVGNRLPKFTEAESKLLKGSIDFLGANYYTTNYAENGPSNTPFLPTDARVNLTTEKNGVPIGTTTDVSWLFNYPKGLRDLLLYLKKKYNNPTIYITENGVAEANNASLTVKEALKDSTRIRYLGGHLKYLLKAIQEGVNIKGYYMWAFLDDFEWNSGYTLRFGFTYIDYKNNLRRYLKYSAYWFKKFLLN, encoded by the exons ATGGGAAACAAGAGGGATTTGCTGTTGTGCTTGCTGGTACTAATGGTAGCCATGGATGGGGCAATAGCAAGTCATAAATGGAGGCCATTTAACCGAAGCTGTTTTCCACCTGGTTTTATTTTCGGTGCCGGATCAGCTGCTTACCAG ATTGAAGGAGCAGCTCTTGAAGATGGAAAAGGAGCAAGTGTATGGGACATTCTCGTTAGACAACATCCAG AAAGAATTGTTGATAGAAGTACAGGAGATGTTGCAGTTGATTTCTATCATCGTTACAAG GAAGATATCATGCttatgaaaaaaattggtttGGATTCCTTCAGGTTCTCCATTTCATGGACTAGAATTTTACCCA AGGGGAAACTTAGTGGCGGGGTAAACCCATTGGGTGTCCAATTTTACAGCAATCTCATAGACGATCTTCTTGCCAATGGTTTAAAGCCCTTTGTCACTTTACTCCATTTTGATCATCCCCAAGCTCTTGAAGATGAATATGGTGGATTTTCAAGTCCCAAAATTGT GGATGACTTTGTAGATTATGCTGATTTTTGCTTTAAAACATTTGGGGATCGAGTCAAGCATTGGGTGACCATGAATGAACCTAATGGGTGGAGCTTAGGCTTCGGCCAGGGCTTACCTCCCTCTTCAACCCGGCCTTATATCTTAGCccatcattttcttctttcccATGCAGCTGCCGTCAATCTCTACAGGAAGAAATACCAG GCATCTCAAAAGGGAAAAATTGGAATCACCTTAGTAACCACTTGGTTTGAACCAAAATTTGATACAACCGCGGACCACAAGGCAGCTTCCAGGGCTCGGGATTTCCTTTTTGGATG GTTTATGGATCCAATAATATATGGTGAGTATCCAAAGAGCATGCAACCATTGGTAGGAAACAGACTGCCCAAATTCACTGAAGCAGAGTCCAAGCTGTTAAAAGGGTCAATTGATTTCCTTGGTGCAAATTACTACACCACTAATTACGCAGAAAATGGTCCATCGAATACTCCCTTCCTACCCACTGATGCCAGAGTAAATCTCACAA CCGAGAAGAACGGAGTTCCCATCGGCACAACC ACTGATGTGAGCTGGCTTTTCAATTATCCAAAGGGTTTGAGAGACCTCCTGCTAtatttaaagaagaaatataaCAATCCGACCATTTACATTACAGAAAATG GGGTGGCTGAAGCAAATAATGCTTCATTGACAGTAAAAGAAGCACTCAAAGATAGCACCAGGATTCGATACCTTGGCGGACACTTAAAGTACCTTCTAAAAGCAATCCA GGAGGGTGTTAACATAAAGGGTTACTACATGTGGGCCTTTTTGGATGACTTCGAATGGAATTCTGGATATACACTTCGGTTCGGGTTCACATACATTGATTACAAGAACAACTTGAGAAGATACCTTAAGTATTCAGCTTATTGGTTCAAGAAATTCCTCCTTAATTAA
- the LOC105765481 gene encoding probable inactive receptor kinase At4g23740, translating to MGKKMKMNPLFIFLLGTIFTSIVAEPVKDKQALLDFIQHIHHSRSLKWSKQDSVCNTWVGVACNNDHSRVIGLHLPGMGFHGPIPRNTLSRLSALEVLSLRSNAISGSFPSDFAQLKNLTTLYLQFNNFSGPLPDFSIWNNLTILNLSNNGFNGSINPSVTKSSHLTALDLSYNSLSGDIPDINIPSLQQLDLSNNNLTGIIPNSLERFPSWAFSGNTNLSSANSTLSPIPSQPPNGQPSKKGKNLSEPALLGIIIGSCCVLFILVALLIICCQSKKQKEQGVPENTPKKEIPLKRKASANHDNNNRLIFFEGCNLAFDLEDLLSASAEVLGKGTFGVTYKAALEDATTVAVKRLKEVTSAKREFEQHMEVIGHIRHENVSALRAYYYSKDEKLVVHDYYELGSISALLHGKRGEDRTPLDWETRLKIAIGAARGIAYIHRQNNGKLVHGNIKASNIFLNSERYGCVSDIGLAAVMSPMPLPVMRAAGYRAPEVTDTRKATQASDVYSFGVFLLELLTGKSPIHATGGEEIVHLVRWVHSVVREEWTAEVFDVELLRYPNIEEEMVEMLQIAMSCVARVAEQRPKMAGLVKMVEEIRRVNNGNQLSFEAKSETSASTSIPHAVAETASSSTVPL from the exons ATGggcaagaaaatgaaaatgaaccCATTGTTCATATTCTTATTGGGGACAATTTTCACATCCATAGTTGCTGAACCAGTTAAAGACAAACAAGCATTGTTAGATTTCATTCAACATATTCATCATTCAAGGTCTCTCAAATGGAGCAAACAAGACTCTGTTTGCAACACTTGGGTTGGTGTGGCATGTAACAATGATCATTCCAGGGTTATAGGTCTGCATTTACCAGGAATGGGGTTTCATGGTCCTATCCCACGTAACACTTTGAGTAGGTTATCAGCTCTTGAGGTGTTGAGCCTTAGATCCAATGCTATTTCAGGTTCATTCCCTTCTGATTTTGCCCAACTCAAGAACTTAACCACACTTTACCttcaattcaacaatttttctGGTCCATTACCTGATTTTTCCATTTGGAATAATCTTACAATTCTAAACCTTTCAAACAATGGCTTCAATGGAAGCATTAATCCTTCAGTGACAAAATCCAGTCACCTTACAGCTTTGGATCTTTCTTATAACTCACTTTCAGGTGATATTCCTGATATCAATATCCCTAGCTTACAACAGCTTGATTTATCCAATAATAATCTCACTGGGATCATCCCAAACTCCCTCGAAAGATTCCCAAGTTGGGCATTTTCTGGTAATACCAACCTTTCATCAGCAAATAGTACCCTTTCTCCTATTCCAAGCCAGCCACCTAATGGTCAACCatcaaagaaaggaaaaaaccTCAGTGAACCTGCATTGTTGGGGATAATAATAGGAAGTTGCTGTGTGCTGTTCATATTAGTTGCCCTTTTGATCATTTGTTGTCAATCCAAGAAACAAAAGGAACAAGGAGTCCCTGAAAATACCCCAAAGAAAGAAATCCCTTTGAAGAGAAAGGCTTCTGCGAATCACGATAACAACAACAGGCTTATCTTTTTTGAGGGTTGTAATCTTGCATTTGATCTTGAGGATTTGTTGAGTGCATCAGCTGAGGTGCTTGGGAAAGGTACATTTGGTGTAACATACAAAGCAGCCTTGGAGGATGCTACCACTGTGGCAGTGAAGAGGTTGAAAGAAGTAACCTCAGCTAAACGGGAGTTTGAGCAGCACATGGAGGTGATCGGTCATATTAGGCACGAGAATGTGTCTGCACTTAGAGCATATTATTATTCGAAAGACGAGAAGCTTGTGGTTCATGATTACTATGAACTTGGAAGTATCTCTGCTTTGCTACATG GTAAAAGGGGCGAAGACCGGACACCGTTGGACTGGGAAACTAGGCTTAAAATTGCTATTGGTGCTGCTAGAGGCATTGCCTATATCCACAGACAAAACAATGGCAAGCTTGTTCATGGAAACATAAAAGCCTCCAACATTTTCCTTAACTCAGAACGGTACGGTTGTGTCTCAGATATCGGTTTAGCAGCAGTGATGAGCCCGATGCCTCTGCCTGTAATGCGTGCTGCAGGTTACCGTGCACCGGAGGTAACTGATACAAGGAAAGCAACTCAAGCATCCGATGTATACAGTTTCGGGGTCTTTTTACTCGAGCTATTAACCGGTAAATCTCCAATACATGCCACCGGTGGGGAGGAGATCGTTCATTTGGTGAGATGGGTGCATTCGGTAGTTCGAGAAGAGTGGACCGCCGAAGTGTTTGATGTAGAACTCCTACGGTATCCGAATATAGAGGAGGAAATGGTGGAGATGCTACAAATTGCAATGAGTTGTGTGGCAAGGGTAGCGGAGCAGAGACCGAAAATGGCCGGACTAGTGAAAATGGTGGAGGAAATTCGGCGAGTTAACAATGGAAACCAATTGTCTTTCGAAGCAAAATCGGAAACCTCTGCTTCAACATCAATCCCACATGCAGTAGCTGAAACAGCTTCCTCTTCTACTGTTCCACTGTGA